From Saccharothrix espanaensis DSM 44229, the proteins below share one genomic window:
- a CDS encoding maleylpyruvate isomerase N-terminal domain-containing protein has product MEHQDLLDQAHVQYRALRAAAITAGPGTPVPTCPGWDVAKLVHHLAGVNSWALAALNTAPDGDRPGAEPRPEGWEELLAWWDDRFTAMNRVLADAGPDAPAWTFAGPRSTAFWIRRQAHEMAIHRLDVEHALHGPEVPSLLFDPEFAADGVDEFLTVLLPRAAQRDPVDRVGRLLWHAADAGRTWEVALVPGEPPAAGPAVGAATDQDTTAAGTADALYRLAWDRPSGAIVSGDRSLVDALPRP; this is encoded by the coding sequence GTGGAACACCAGGACCTCCTCGACCAGGCCCACGTCCAGTACCGCGCCCTGCGCGCGGCGGCGATCACCGCCGGACCCGGGACGCCCGTGCCCACCTGCCCCGGCTGGGACGTGGCCAAGCTGGTCCACCACCTCGCCGGGGTGAACTCGTGGGCGCTGGCCGCGCTGAACACCGCGCCGGACGGCGACCGGCCGGGCGCCGAGCCCCGTCCCGAGGGCTGGGAGGAGCTGCTGGCCTGGTGGGACGACCGGTTCACGGCGATGAACCGGGTGCTCGCCGACGCGGGCCCGGACGCGCCCGCGTGGACGTTCGCCGGCCCCCGGTCCACCGCCTTCTGGATCCGCCGGCAGGCGCACGAGATGGCCATCCACCGGCTGGACGTCGAGCACGCGCTGCACGGCCCGGAAGTGCCGTCGCTGCTGTTCGACCCGGAGTTCGCGGCCGACGGCGTGGACGAGTTCCTCACCGTCCTGCTGCCGCGCGCCGCGCAGCGCGACCCGGTCGACCGGGTCGGCCGGCTGCTGTGGCACGCCGCCGACGCGGGCCGCACCTGGGAGGTGGCCCTCGTGCCCGGCGAGCCGCCGGCGGCCGGACCCGCCGTCGGTGCGGCGACCGACCAGGACACGACCGCGGCGGGCACCGCGGACGCGCTGTACCGGTTGGCGTGGGACCGGCCGAGCGGCGCGATCGTGTCCGGGGACAGGTCGCTGGTGGACGCGCTGCCGCGACCGTAG
- a CDS encoding RNA polymerase sigma factor: MALDEGSLLTLYESTAARLHRYVARRVGADTAQDVVSEAFLALWEQRAGQVVEQDTLRAWLYGVATNLLRRHVRSEDRKLRAWSREHAARTDVADVGDRAGDAADAEALAGPLTRWLADLRREERDVLLLTAWADLAPGEIAVALDVPVATVRTRLHRARARLRTRLADHLTDSDPGDDDA; the protein is encoded by the coding sequence GTGGCACTGGACGAGGGGTCGCTGTTGACGCTCTACGAGTCGACAGCGGCGCGGCTGCACCGGTACGTGGCCCGGCGGGTGGGGGCGGACACCGCGCAGGACGTGGTGTCCGAGGCGTTCCTGGCGCTCTGGGAGCAGCGGGCGGGCCAGGTGGTCGAGCAGGACACGCTGCGCGCCTGGCTGTACGGGGTGGCGACGAACCTGCTGCGCCGGCACGTGCGCTCCGAGGACCGCAAGCTGCGGGCGTGGAGCCGGGAGCACGCCGCGCGCACCGACGTGGCCGACGTCGGCGACCGGGCGGGCGACGCGGCCGACGCGGAAGCGCTGGCCGGACCGCTCACCCGGTGGCTGGCCGACCTGCGCCGCGAGGAGCGCGACGTGCTGCTGCTCACCGCGTGGGCCGACCTGGCCCCCGGCGAGATCGCGGTCGCGCTGGACGTTCCGGTCGCCACCGTCCGCACCCGCCTGCACCGGGCCCGCGCCCGGCTGCGCACCCGCCTGGCCGACCACCTCACCGACTCCGACCCGGGGGACGACGATGCGTGA
- a CDS encoding DUF2505 domain-containing protein: protein MARRIEHLTTFPRPASEVYAALVDEGHLRDRLVALGGTDPALVAFTTTDATTSYQLKQGVPADKLPSVARGLLGGDLVIERAEVWTEAGRAGTVEVTLDGVPGRLDGTFTLADTAGGGSELTLAGQVKVGIPLMGGKLEKMIAEQVAVLLDKEAEFTTEWLARRA, encoded by the coding sequence ATGGCACGCCGCATCGAGCACCTGACGACGTTCCCCCGGCCCGCGTCCGAGGTGTACGCAGCCCTGGTGGACGAGGGCCACCTGCGCGACCGGCTGGTCGCCCTGGGCGGGACCGACCCCGCGCTGGTCGCCTTCACCACCACCGACGCGACGACGTCGTACCAGCTCAAGCAGGGTGTGCCGGCGGACAAGCTGCCGTCGGTGGCGCGCGGGCTGCTGGGCGGCGACCTGGTGATCGAGCGGGCCGAGGTGTGGACCGAGGCGGGCCGCGCGGGGACGGTCGAGGTGACGCTCGACGGCGTCCCGGGGCGGCTGGACGGCACCTTCACGCTGGCCGACACCGCCGGCGGCGGGAGCGAACTCACCCTCGCGGGTCAGGTCAAGGTGGGCATCCCGCTGATGGGCGGCAAGCTGGAGAAGATGATCGCCGAGCAGGTGGCCGTGCTGCTGGACAAGGAAGCGGAGTTCACCACCGAATGGCTCGCGCGCCGCGCCTAG
- the purU gene encoding formyltetrahydrofolate deformylase, producing MPQPERRYVITFGCPDRTGIVAGISSFLAEHGGWIVEAAYHTDPATNWFFTRQEVRADSLPFGVDELRERFGRVARDLGAHTNWRVTDTGERRRVVLLVSKEGHCLYDLLGRVASRELDVDVSAVIGNHTDLAGITRAHGIPFHHVPFPVNDPEGRQAAWAQLRQLVDVHQPHAVVLARFMQILPTELCAAWTGRTLNIHHSFLPSFIGARPYHQAHGRGVKLVGATCHYVTAELDQGPIVEQDVIRVDHTDSIPDMVRKGRDIEKVVLARGLRWHLEDRVLVHGNQTVIF from the coding sequence GTGCCCCAGCCTGAACGACGCTACGTGATCACCTTCGGGTGCCCGGACCGGACCGGCATCGTGGCCGGCATCTCCTCGTTCCTGGCCGAGCACGGCGGCTGGATCGTCGAGGCGGCCTACCACACCGACCCGGCGACCAACTGGTTCTTCACCCGCCAGGAGGTGCGGGCCGACTCGCTGCCGTTCGGCGTGGACGAGCTGCGCGAGCGGTTCGGGCGGGTGGCCCGGGACCTGGGCGCGCACACGAACTGGCGGGTCACCGACACCGGCGAGCGGCGGCGGGTGGTGCTGCTGGTGTCCAAGGAGGGGCACTGCCTCTACGACCTGCTCGGGCGGGTCGCGTCGCGCGAGCTGGACGTGGACGTGTCGGCGGTGATCGGCAACCACACCGACCTGGCGGGCATCACCCGCGCGCACGGCATCCCGTTCCACCACGTGCCGTTCCCGGTGAACGACCCGGAGGGCAGGCAGGCGGCGTGGGCGCAGCTCCGCCAGCTCGTGGACGTGCACCAGCCGCACGCGGTCGTGCTGGCCCGGTTCATGCAGATCCTGCCGACCGAGCTGTGCGCGGCGTGGACCGGGCGGACGCTGAACATCCACCACAGCTTCCTGCCGTCGTTCATCGGGGCGCGGCCGTACCACCAGGCGCACGGCCGGGGCGTGAAGCTGGTCGGCGCGACCTGCCACTACGTGACCGCCGAGCTGGACCAGGGCCCGATCGTCGAGCAGGACGTGATTCGGGTGGACCACACCGACTCGATCCCGGACATGGTGCGCAAGGGCCGGGACATCGAGAAGGTCGTGCTGGCGCGCGGCCTGCGCTGGCACCTGGAAGACCGGGTCCTGGTGCACGGCAACCAGACCGTCATCTTCTAG
- a CDS encoding class I SAM-dependent methyltransferase produces MARAPRLAAGRARALGLPTRGTTNPNRLRRVDRWLAHAYRDLLAEAADPLVVDLGYGSSPVTTVELADRLRPLNPALRVLGLELDADRVAAGEAAADPPRLEFRRGGFELAGRRPLLLRAFNVLRQYTEEQATGAWATMTGRLAPGGVLVEGTCDEIGRRCSWVALDAAGPRTFTLSCLPGDLEAPGDLAERLPKALIHRNVPGERVHALLAELDGCWATAAAFAPFGPRARWVEAVRLLAARWPVLDDRKRWRLGEVTVPWESVRP; encoded by the coding sequence ATGGCTCGCGCGCCGCGCCTAGCGGCGGGCCGGGCCCGCGCGCTCGGCCTGCCGACCAGGGGCACGACCAACCCGAACCGCCTGCGCCGGGTCGACCGGTGGCTGGCGCACGCCTACCGCGACCTGCTGGCGGAGGCCGCCGACCCGCTGGTGGTCGACCTCGGCTACGGCTCGTCGCCGGTCACCACCGTCGAGCTGGCGGACCGGCTGCGCCCGCTCAACCCGGCGCTGCGCGTGCTGGGCCTGGAGCTGGACGCGGACCGGGTCGCGGCGGGCGAGGCCGCGGCCGACCCGCCCCGGCTGGAGTTCCGGCGCGGCGGGTTCGAGCTGGCCGGCCGCCGGCCGCTGCTGCTGCGCGCGTTCAACGTGCTGCGCCAGTACACCGAGGAGCAGGCGACCGGGGCGTGGGCCACCATGACCGGCCGGCTCGCGCCCGGCGGCGTGCTGGTCGAGGGGACGTGCGACGAGATCGGCCGGCGCTGCTCCTGGGTGGCGCTCGACGCCGCGGGACCGCGCACGTTCACCCTGTCCTGCCTGCCCGGCGACCTGGAGGCGCCCGGTGACCTGGCCGAACGCCTGCCCAAGGCGTTGATCCACCGCAACGTGCCCGGCGAGCGGGTGCACGCCCTGCTGGCCGAGCTGGACGGGTGCTGGGCGACCGCCGCGGCGTTCGCGCCGTTCGGGCCGCGCGCCCGCTGGGTGGAGGCGGTGCGGCTGCTGGCCGCGCGGTGGCCGGTGCTGGACGACCGGAAGCGGTGGCGGCTGGGCGAAGTGACCGTGCCGTGGGAGTCCGTGCGGCCGTAG
- a CDS encoding COG4315 family predicted lipoprotein — protein MLRKHVVPLAALMAVGAVALSACGTAGSAQPAPQPERQQEQADTGSGGTGGLSLLTGTARSNKADEKSGDLAPANAAQDVRSKWVQLRATTAGDLDPVVVNGAGMTLYRFDPDTANPSRATCDGDCAKTWPPVTIAKGGKVFVAGVKKSDVGVVKRDDGRLQVTVKGWPVYLFSKDTKPGDTLGQGVGGTWFGVTPDGQRAGTPQPTRPQPTRPQPTQPTAKPATSVTLFTGKNFDDTSGDNFARGLAGKGCQNTDGDFLSLTVDGSLKVWSEPDCKGTAKVVTDDVADLTALGFPTGPKSVFFG, from the coding sequence ATGCTGCGCAAGCATGTCGTGCCCCTTGCCGCCCTGATGGCCGTCGGTGCCGTCGCGTTGTCCGCCTGCGGGACCGCGGGCTCGGCCCAGCCCGCGCCGCAGCCCGAGCGACAGCAGGAGCAGGCCGACACCGGGTCCGGCGGGACGGGCGGGCTGTCCCTGCTCACCGGCACCGCCCGGTCCAACAAGGCCGACGAGAAGTCCGGCGACCTGGCGCCCGCGAACGCCGCCCAGGACGTGAGGTCCAAGTGGGTGCAGTTGCGCGCCACCACGGCCGGCGACCTCGACCCCGTCGTGGTCAACGGCGCGGGAATGACGCTCTACCGCTTCGACCCGGACACCGCGAACCCGTCCAGGGCCACCTGCGACGGTGACTGCGCCAAGACCTGGCCACCGGTCACCATCGCCAAGGGCGGCAAGGTGTTCGTGGCCGGCGTGAAGAAGTCCGACGTGGGCGTGGTGAAGCGGGACGACGGTCGGTTGCAGGTCACCGTCAAGGGCTGGCCGGTCTACCTGTTCAGCAAGGACACCAAGCCCGGCGACACGCTCGGCCAGGGCGTCGGCGGCACGTGGTTCGGCGTCACCCCGGACGGGCAGAGGGCCGGCACCCCGCAGCCCACCCGACCCCAGCCCACCCGACCCCAGCCGACCCAGCCGACCGCGAAGCCCGCGACCTCGGTGACCCTGTTCACCGGCAAGAACTTCGACGACACCAGCGGCGACAACTTCGCCCGGGGCCTGGCCGGCAAGGGCTGCCAGAACACCGACGGCGACTTCCTGTCGCTGACCGTCGACGGCTCGCTCAAGGTCTGGTCCGAGCCGGACTGCAAGGGCACCGCGAAGGTCGTCACCGACGACGTGGCCGACCTGACCGCGCTCGGCTTCCCCACCGGCCCCAAGTCCGTGTTCTTCGGCTGA
- a CDS encoding CU044_5270 family protein, producing the protein MRENSLDLLLDRALDRAVADEPGLTGEQLDQGRLRLAADLRRTSDQAPTGKAPAGRTTSWKPRRVLAAAAALAVLTATGLVWQGVVDTSATAAAASLNRAADLAASVVDQPVGPGQYRYVRSRYVGVTVALGDDTATTAGLVNELWIPSDPKQEWLERQADDGPATWFPGKEGQGTPPGNPASRNGEFRAPCGDFSYMAEGTPDRCTRIDWSNPSPEFLAGLPTDPKALHERLVRDGRDFVPAEWGTDAGVLRAVQAALASGRVPAAVRAQLYRALAHVPGLQVTDDRANLDGKVGTALGVRVGDEFVEVVIDPANGEFIGRRDVTAVDAELPEGTVRQSSSTTIGVADALGVAPR; encoded by the coding sequence ATGCGTGAGAACTCTCTTGACCTGCTGCTCGACCGCGCGCTGGACCGCGCCGTCGCCGACGAGCCCGGCCTGACCGGGGAGCAGCTCGACCAGGGCCGGCTCCGGCTGGCCGCCGACCTCCGGCGCACGTCGGACCAGGCCCCGACGGGTAAGGCCCCGGCGGGCCGCACGACGTCGTGGAAGCCGCGCCGGGTGCTCGCCGCGGCGGCGGCGCTGGCCGTGCTGACCGCGACCGGGCTGGTGTGGCAGGGGGTCGTGGACACCTCCGCGACCGCCGCCGCGGCCTCGCTCAACCGCGCGGCCGACCTCGCCGCCTCGGTGGTCGACCAGCCGGTCGGACCGGGTCAGTACCGCTACGTGCGCAGCCGCTACGTCGGCGTGACGGTGGCCCTCGGCGACGACACGGCCACCACGGCCGGGCTGGTCAACGAGCTGTGGATCCCGTCGGACCCGAAGCAGGAGTGGCTGGAGCGGCAGGCCGACGACGGCCCGGCCACCTGGTTCCCGGGCAAGGAGGGCCAGGGCACGCCGCCGGGCAACCCGGCGTCGCGCAACGGCGAGTTCCGCGCGCCCTGCGGCGACTTCTCCTACATGGCCGAGGGCACGCCCGACCGCTGCACCCGGATCGACTGGAGCAACCCGTCGCCCGAGTTCCTGGCGGGCCTGCCGACCGACCCGAAGGCGCTCCACGAACGCCTGGTCCGGGACGGCCGGGACTTCGTGCCGGCCGAGTGGGGCACCGACGCCGGCGTGCTGCGGGCGGTGCAGGCGGCGCTGGCCAGCGGTCGCGTGCCGGCCGCCGTGCGCGCCCAGCTCTACCGGGCCCTGGCGCACGTGCCCGGCCTCCAGGTCACCGACGACCGGGCCAACCTCGACGGCAAGGTCGGCACCGCGCTCGGCGTGCGGGTCGGCGACGAGTTCGTCGAGGTCGTCATCGACCCGGCCAACGGCGAGTTCATCGGGCGGCGCGACGTGACCGCGGTCGACGCGGAGCTGCCCGAGGGCACCGTCCGCCAGTCCAGCTCCACCACGATCGGGGTCGCCGACGCGCTGGGTGTCGCCCCCCGCTGA